Part of the Thermodesulfobacteriota bacterium genome is shown below.
CCGCTTTCTACTTAACATGCTTCAGAAGTGGATGGGGCACGCCAAAATGGAAACAACGGCTATCTATGCCAATGCCGTCGGGGCTCAACAACATGATATTGCCGCCCGTATGTGGCGTTGACGCTGACATGAATCCGAAAATCCTGATCAGATCAAAATCCACAGCTAGGAAAAGGACAGGGGAGTGCGGCAGTCAGGGCAACAAACACCCCCGCCTGTTTATTGTTGATTTTCGGGTCAATGTGGTTTACTCTTGAAATTATGATAATTTACTCATATAATGGAGATATAGGGATTGGTTGATGCACAACCTCGGCCCATTGAATGGTTGGGAGATTCACTCGAACGGGTGAGGGATTTCCCTGTAGAGGTGAGAAAAGATGTTGGTTCCGCGGTTTATGATGTGCAAATGGGCGTGACCCCTCCGGCTGCAAGACATTTTAAAGGCGTGGGAAGCGGGGTTTATGTTCTTCACGCCTTTCAGAAGAAAGCGCCGAAAGGCATTAAAACCGCAAAACACGACGTTAACTTGACTAAACGCCCCTATAAAGAGGCGCTGGAAAAGGAGAAACAGAAATGAGCAGAAAGAAAATAGATATTGTCAAAGTCCACAGTACCGAACATGCACATTTCGCCGAAAATGTGTTCGCCGATCTCGGCCTGGATGATGCAGATGAATTGTTGACCCGTGCCAAGCTGGGCCATACAATCCGCATGATTTTGAAAAAGAAGGGTTTGAAACAGCGCGCCATTGCCGACCTGCTCAAAATCGACCAGGCGGAAGTATCGAAGCTGATGAACGGCAAGTATCACCTGTTTTCGGAGGGGCGGCTGTTTGGTTTTCTGAACAAGCTCGACCGGAAAGTGACGGTGCAGATTTCCACACTGAAAAAAGACGATAACCCGCAGGAAGTCGTTTTTGCCTGATATGTACACGGTGCGTGGTGGATCGTTCCACACTACATCGTGCCTTGAAGCGGTACTACACCATATAACGCCTGTATTTTATTCGTTCCCCATGCTTTTTCAAACGACACAGCAACAGCGGTCTTTCTGGATGCGGTTCTAACGCCGCCGTCATCCTTTGCAATGATGAATTTTCCCCTGGTTTCGGCATTCCATCGCGAAAACAAAATTCTATGCAAACCCTGACGATACCGGCGTGTGGACGAACGCATGAAAGATCGCAGTGGTTGCGGTCTGAGATTAAAAAGGAGTGAGACCGATGAAAAAATACTAAGTTTAAAATACTAAAGGCAACCCTTTGTTTACAATGTAATATTACCGATTGACTTCCTTTCGGCCACCGGTCTGAAATTCATCCCAACATCTTTTTCAAATTCATAATGACTTCATCAGAACCGCGATCCTTTCATCGTGTTTCTAGTTAATAATGCGACTTTCTTAGGTTGCTTACTGTCGGCTGGGTATAAATATAAAGTTTGGCCCCAAAACGGGTTGCATCCCCTTTACTTATGAGGCGTTGGAGTTTTGATTTTATGATCGAAGTTTTTTTAATTATTGAGAGATGTAAAAACGGCTGTCTCTAAGTTAACATATATGCGTTAAAGAAATTTAAGTGGGAGTGTTACTGCAGGTGGAGGAAAAATGAGCGGAGAAATAATACAGTTTGTAAGGAAAAAACTACTGGACAACAAAGAGCCTATAACTTTTGATGAGGCTTACGGACTAGCTCTTCTTGGCGAGGAGCACCTACTTGACCTGGTCAGTCTTTCTTATAAGGTTATGGGGGAATATAAGGAAAAAGCTATCCATTTGTGTGCCATTATAAGTGCAAAAACGGGGAATTGTCCTGAGGACTGCGCTTTTTGTGCCCAATCCATTCACAGTGAGGCACCAATGTCTGTTTCCTCAATTATCGATCCCTCTCTTATACTCAAGTCAGCAAAAGAGGCCGAAAAGTCTGGAGCCACTGAGTTTTGTATTGTAACAAGTGGTAAGGGACCGGACAAAAAAACCTTTAGAAAGGTTATCGATGCTGTCGATCTAATCCACCGCTATACCAATCTTAGTATCGGATGTTCCCTTGGGATATTAACAGAAGAACAAGCAACACTTCTTTCGAAAGCAGGAGTAAACCGCTATAATCATAATCTTGAAACATCGCGAAGCTTCTTTCCTCATATTTGTACTACTCACAGCTATGAAGAACGTGTTAAGACTGCAACTTTGGTGAAGGAAAAAGGAATGGAGCTATGTTGCGGGGGGATCCTGGGCATGGGAGAATCACGTGAACAAAGAGTTGAGCTTGCCTTTGAACTTCGAGATCTCGATCCTGCTTTAGTGCCTATAAACTTTCTTAATCCACGTCCTGGAACTGCTTTAGCTACGAAGTCTCCACTCACACCGATCGAAGCGATAAAAAGTATAGCCCTATTTAGGCTTATCCTTCCGCAAAGTATTCTAATATGTGCAGGAGGAAGAGAGGTTGTCCTTAGAGAACTTCAGCCTTTGGCTTTGCTTGCCGGTGCCAACGGCCTGATAACGGGGAATTATCTTACAACACAAGGACGTTCAACCGAAGAAGACTTGCAGATGCTTAGGGATTTAAATATGCCTACGGTGAAACTTAACTGAAAAATAGGTGGAAGATCGGGAGCGAATGGGTTTCTCTGTCTCGGCCTCCTATTTTATTAGAAGATTCATAAATTAAAGGGGATGCAACCCTTTAATTAGAATTTAATTTCCCCCGTTGGAGGCCCCTTCGGCCTTTAATATACTGTTTGTACTACGATCTTTTCAATTCCAGAATTAATTCATCGGAACTGCAGAACAATTTTTTCACTTTGTTTCTCGTTAATAGTTCTGCTTTCTGAGGTTGATTATTATCGGTCGGGCATATATATAAGATTTAGCACCAAAAAGGGTTGCCTTTAAGGTGTAAATGACAGTGTAACCCCTCTACTCTTGAATTATTTGTATTTTGTATGAGACTTAGATATCGGGGTTAAGCTTTGAATAAAATGCTTGTGTGTTTTATCGACGGATTTGATTTTAACAGGATAAACCCGGAAACAACCCCTTTTCTAGCAATATCCCTAAAAAAATATCCCTTTGCGAGAATTTCTGCTAATCCATGTACGGATCACTTACCCACATTACTGACCGGAAAACATCCTCACGAGCATGAGATATTTGATGTAATTCTTAGCAATAATAAAAAGAAAAATAATTTGTTAATAAAATTTTTTCAGCTTTTGCCAGATCTTGTAACGACATCACTTCAATGTTTTTTGTATTTAATATCAGCTTCTTTTGATCTGCCTACGATACCTCCTGATAGAAGAGAGCTATTCCAGATCATGAGAACTAAGACCTATAAACAAAAAAATAAATATGATAACTTAGTTAAAATTGGCAATTCTGAAACGATTTTTAATATTGTCGGAAAAGAGCAATGCCGTTATTTATTCACACATTCTACTGACTTAAACCAAAAAATTCTCCCAAAGATTGGGAGAGGAGATTACACTCTTGAGTTAGTAGAAGTCTACAGTGTTGATATTGCTCAGATGTGGAATATGGATAAGGCTTCTAAGATCAACAGTTATTACAAAGAAATTGATCTTTTTATAAATAACTTACATAAGAAGTGTCTTGGTAATGGTACTAAATTGATTTTAATATCAGATCATGGTTACGACAAGGTTGTTGGAACTATAGATATTTTGAGTTATATGAGAGACTTAAATATTCGCGAAGATGAATTTACTTACTTTGTGCAATTTCCAATGGCGAGATTCTGGTTCAATGATAATATCACAAGGATTAAAGCATCGGAATTTTTTCATGGCATTAATAATATGAAATCCTTTGCTTGGCAGGAATTAAAAGAATTCGATCTCGTTTTACAAGATTCCCGATATGGTGAAATATTCTGCATGGCAAAACGCGGTTATATTTTTTTCCCGAATGACTTTGTTCAACCGATGGCAGATCTTTTTTTAGGATTAGTTGATAAAGAACAGAGGCCTCGGCTGTTCGACTCAAGACATAAAGGTAGCCACACATTTCTTAGAGAGTTTGATTCATCAAGAGGTTTTCTCATAATATTTGACGATAAATATAAGGCCTTAAATTCAAACATTAAAATGGTGGATGTTGCACCATCCTTGCTAAAAATTCTAGGCTATAGAATTCCTGACAGCATGAATGGCAAACCAGCATTTAATATCTGATTTTGGGTCTTGACTAGTTGCGCGGTATCAAAGAAGCTAAGATGCCAGAAATCAGTTCGGGGTCACGCATGCATATTGACTTATAACGTGCAGAGTGGCGGAAACTGAGCTCTGGTGTTAGCCCCAAAAAGAAAAATTGATTGTGTCATTCGATGCTAGGCCGTTACTCAAACCCATATATGCACACAATCTTATTCGTGACCAATGTTATGTCACAATAAATTCAATAAATTAGGAAATCGATTTTATGAGAATTTCTGTTTTAGAGTCTGGAAAAACAAATTAAGGAACTGGCCGATGAAATATGAGGTAGCAGATATGTCGTTTTAAACCTTCTTCATAGCAACGCCCCTCAGGATTGAATATCCGGGTGACTTTATGGCATAACGAGCAGAGAGGAAGAAACGATATGGATAGGGACGGACGATTCTACTTTCGGAAATGTATATACCAGTCTAGATGGGGAGATGAATAAAGCTAGGAGGTTAAATAGGCTTGTCGGGGAGATTAGGTCTCAATTCAGGGCTTTAACCTTTCTTATTTTCAGTTCAGACATTATTCCTTAATATTCTGTAATTCATAAGAAACATGCTTGAAGAGCTAATCTATCATGACCATATTAATATTCAGGAGTAAAAGCCATGAGAAAGTTCTTATTATTAATGTTTCTTGTTCTCTTATTCGCAGTGCCCGCGATGGGGCGCGATACTCATCGTTTCAATCGTCACTTCAACCCTTATTATCAACACCACTACTATCCCCGTTATCGCTACTATCAGTACCCCCCTTCTTTCTATTTTAATTATGCAGTGCCCTATCCTTATATTTACCAATACCCCTATATATATCCCACATATCCCTATATCTATCCCTATCCATACTACACTCCATATCCGTACTTCAACTTCGGCATCATAATTAGATAATTTCTGCTGTCAGGACTGGAAATAGGAAATATGTAACCGCGTTTTAACCTTCATCTACTTGTAGTTTGACGAGTCTCTTTTGTTAAATACTGAGACGGGATGCGATCAATTTTACGCGTCTTACTTCAATTTTGTTATTACTGAACGAAATATCCTTGGGGTGGGATCTTTAGGTGTCTTGCTCAAAGGTATTTTAATCACTTCCAGTTAGCAGCCCTTTAAAACCCAATTAGGTGTTACATAGATTTTCAATCTGATGAACGAAAGTAATGGTAAGATGCAGCTCCGTTCATTGTTTTTTTCTTTAACGCCCCTAAAATAAATTAAAGGGCAACCCTCTGTATTTAGAATTTGATTTCCCCTTTGGGCATCCTTGCGACCGGTAATGTAATATGCGCATTACCATCTTTTCAATTTCAGAATTAATTCATCGGAACTGCACTGCAATCCCTTCACTGTGTTTTTCATTAATAATTGGACTTTCTAGGGTTGATTACTGTCGGCTGGGTATATGTATAAAGTTTAGCGCGAAAAAGGTTTGCGTTCCCTTTAATCCTTATACGTTTCTTATCAAATGAGCAGAATCAATTTGGATGTCCCTTAATGTTTACTGAGTAATTATTATGCTATATTATGAGACTTATATATAATCGATTGGGTCAGAACCTTGGAGATTTCTAAAGACCTTTCGTCGGATGAACGGACTAAACTTCTACAGGTAGCCCGTGAAGCTTTAAAGAACGCGTATGCTCCGTATTCAGAGCTTCGAGTAGGTGCGGCGGTTTTAACTGAAAAGGAGAATATATTCTCTGGGTGTAACATCGAGAACGCTTCATATGGCCTCACTATCTGCGCTGAGCGCACGGCAATCTTTTCTGCTGTTGCAAAAGAAGGCGGAGATAACATGAAGATCCGAGCGATTTGTGTTGTGAACGATAAAGATAGTACCTGTTCCCCCTGCGGCGCATGCAGACAGGTAATCTACGAGTTTGGGCCAAATGCGATTGTTATCTTTAGAGGCCGTGATGGGCTGGTAAGCGCGCATGCTACTGAGCTTTTGCCGGATGGCTTCGTTTCTTACCATCGATCAAATTGATAGAAATTAATACGAACAACAGGCACTAATTACAGGTTATCAAGACGACAAAATTATATATTTAATTGGTGTGTGTCACCAGTTATTTAAAAATATAAAACGAGACTCTGATTGAATTTGGAAGAGTCGGGAGGAAATTGTTGTGATGATAGCAAGATGGCAGATACGGGCGAGATTCGGACATAAAGAGGCGGCTTTGGATTCCATGAAAAGATGGATTAAAGAAGTCGGGTCCCAAATAGGCTGGACTCCGGATAGGGTCAGAGTAATTACCGGTTCTATAGGAGCGTATGAATCGACTATTGAGACCGAGATAATGATCGAGGATTTAAAAGAGCTCGATGATGCCTGGAGCAAATTAGCGAAACTTTCTCCGCACAAAAAATGGGGACAGGAGTTCGAAAAGCTGATTGTTTCTGGAACGGCACGCTGGGAGATATTCAGGGTAGTATCCGATTAATTATATCTTTCGTCCGGACTATACGATGCCTGTTATGTATGTTTCATAAAGGATTGAATAACACCACTTTGACCGTATGCCTTACAGTGGAAAGTTATTCTTCCAGCGAATGGAAGAGTATTTTAGAAAACATGCATTGGCATGCTCCCCCTTATTATTTACCTCTGCAGTGCCTCGGTTAAATAGCAGGGAAAAGTCGGTTTGTGGTCCAGAACGCGATCATAAAATCATATGAACGTAAGAATGATTCTATCGCGAGATTCAATGGTTTCATTGTGTTTCTCGATAATATTCGGACTTTCTGAGGTAGTGTACTGTGGATATATGAGGTTTGCTGCGGCTTCCCCTTTATATTAAAGGAGAAAAGAAACAACACAGGAACCCGCTGTTTCGTTCACTAATTATTATGAATCTTCTATCTTTTGGCTATGTCACGTTACCTAAGAATCCGGTTTTCAAGAGCTTATGACCAATTAGTTGACCGCGGAGTATCATGAGAGAAGATATTATTAAACTTGTTATGTATATAATAAATCGTTTATGATATATGGGTCTAATCGATTCAACACAAACCTTTGTAGTAAACGGTTATGGTGTTGTTGGGCATGGTGTGGGGTTCAAAATTGGACACCGACAAAAGATTTGATTCCTGACAAACCTGAAGGCTGTTACAATGTGCCGGTGTGAATAGGAAAAATCGAAAACTATGATGGGTTTTCATTTAATAACATTTCTAATAGTTCTACAGCTACCTTCTACTTTTTCCAATTCTTCACAAAAAGAAATTGATAACGTGTCAACTGCTTGCTCAAATCCATCTGATTGTAAAATATATCTGGCTCAAAATAATTCCACCGAATCATCAGTGGATATGCGTGAAGCGAAACCAATAGAGGAGGTCTCGGAAAAGTTAGAGTCTGTTTCGAATCCACTTGGGAAGGCTTCGGAATCCATTGAATCGATTTCAAAGCCTATAGAATCATTATCGAAACCCCTTGAGTCAGTTTCGGAACCTCTGAGCTCAGTCTCGAAGCCGCTTGGCTCTGTTTCAAAGCCAGTCGATTCGTACCTCCAACCAGTTGATTCACTTAACAACTCTCAGGAATCCGAATCAGAAATTGAAGAAGGAAAAGAAGAATTGGGAGGCTTGGGGGTTAAGTCTGTTCAGGGTGAAAAAGGGGAAATGGTAAAAGAACCATCGGCAGTTGAAGAAAAGTATAATTCGTCAGATTCCGAGGAGAGTCTTGAAGAACTGTTTAAAGGAAGTGAGAACGTTGATGTAATAGAACAGCATTACGATAGGATAAAGGGCACAGGGGGGACTTATTGCAAGTGGACGGATGAGAATGGAATGATTCACATTGAATCTGGCGAGAAGTGTACAAGGGAATAGAAAAGATAATAAGTCTCAGGCATTAACATTTGATATGACGTTTAACGCGTTATAAGACTTATCTATTGCGGGACTGATCAGGATTCGACAACAAGGTGCGCTCTCGATCATTACAACAAAGGGAAACGAAAGAGAAAAGTCGATACTTGGATGATTGTGGAAGTTCTGGGCTAAAATTTTAGTCTATCGTTTTCCCAACGCCTTCTCTCAAGAGTGGCTCGAGTTCACCCCTCTCGTCCATCTCCATACATATATCGCAGCCGCCTATGAATTTCCCGTTTATAAACAGTTGCGGTATGGTGGGCCAGTCAGAGTAATCTTTTATGCCCTGCCTTATCTCCGGGTCGGCAAGAACATCTACAGTTTCAAAGGGTACGTCATAAGAGTTGATTATCTGTACCACTCGGGCTGAAAAGCCGCACTGGGGAACTTCCTTTGTACCCTTCATATAGAGTATTACTTTATTCTGGTCAATCTGTGATTGAATTTTTTTCATAATATCTTCAGACATTTTTTTACTCCTTATTTTGTTTTCTTTCCCACTGTTGAGGTGTGTAGGTTTTCAGAGAAAGGGCGTGTATTTGTTCTTTCATTGCATCACCGAGGGCGTTATAGACTATCTGATGTTGCTCGATCAGGCTCTTACCCTCAAAATCCCGAGAAACAACAATGGCTTCGAAATGAGTACCATCACCCTGAACAGCTACGGTAGAACTGGGTAGCCCCTTTTCTATCAAGACCTTTATTTCTTCTGGGTCCATCAGGTTTATTATATAATCTTTAAATCTCCTTTCAAGTAAAGGATAGCAACCCGATGCTTGAAATTTTGGACTTATAATAGAAATGCGGAAATTAAAATGGCCAGTTTTGGTGATAGTCGTATTGACTGCTTCTGTTGTTATCTCTATTTATTCCATAGTTAGAAAGACTCGGCCGACTCTCGAAGGCTCGCTAGTAGTTGCAGGCCTTGCTTCCCCTGTAAAGGTCGTTAGGGATATTCACGCAATTCCACACATATTTGCTGAAAATTCCCGCGATCTGTTTTTTGCTCAGGGTTTTGTGACGGCGCAGGACCGACTCTGGCAGATGGATCTAACCAGAAGGATTGCTCTTGGAAGGCTATCTGAGATACTTGGTGAGCAAACCGTAGAAATGGATTATTTCTTAAGGGCATTAGAAATAGGTGAGCTGGCAAAAAAAATCTATGGCTACCTGGATAATGAGACAAAATCTGAACTTTTAGCTTTTGCAGATGGGGTAAACGGTTTTATAGATTCGGGGAAGAAACCAATCGAATCATTAATCTTAAGGTACAAAATCGAGCCATGGAATCCGACTGATAGTATATCGATCCATCTGCTTTCCGCCCTTGATCTTTCTATTAATATGGATGAAGAGATATTTATGTATCAGGCTCTTAAGGTGCTAGGGGAGGAGAAGGCAAAGGGTCTCTTCAATGGTCTTCAGGAAAAGGCATTCAGGGGTATGCAAAACATGAAGAAAGGCATGAAGATAGATTCTGATTTTATGAATGGATACAGAATTTCCAAGCAGAGATTTGGGCTTTTCAGCGGACGTGGGGCCAGCAACGGCTGGGTTGTAGACGGTACCAAATCGGAGAGCGGAAAGCCCATGCTTGCCAACGATCCCCACTTAAGAATACAGATTCCTTCAGTCTGGTACGAAGTTCATCTAAAAGCACCGGGAATTAATGTTATAGGAGCCACATTTCCAGGTACGCCCTATGTAATAATTGGGCATAACGAGAAGGTAGCATGGGGATTTACTGATTCAATGGCCGATAGAGTAGATCTATTTATAGAAAAGCTCAACCCTGATGACACTACCAAGTATTGGTTTGAGGATCATTGGGAAGATATAAAAACAAAGAAGCCTGAGATAAGGGTTAAAAAAAATTCTGGTTATAAAACTCTTGCGAAAGAGATAAATTACACCAGGCATGGTCCGATCATAAACCCTTTTAGGGAAGGACTCGAAGATATTCTTTCTATGAAATGGAGCGCCGGTGAGGTTATGGATCGGACACTCATCGGGCTTTCAAAGTTGAACAGGTCTAGAAATGTGGGGGAAATAATTTCAGGAGGTAAATATGGAAAGATCTACACCGAAAACATGATATTTGCCGATGTGGATGGTAATATCGGTTATCAACTCATCGGTGGGATTCCTATCAGACTAAAAGGAAGCGGTAAGTTTCCCGTTCCAGGCTGGTCCGGGGAATACGAGTGGAGGGGTTTTATTCCGGATGAAGCTCTTCCATATTCACTCAACCCATCTTCACATTTCGTAGTTACTGCAAACAACAAGTTAATAGGAGATGATTATCTATATCTAATTTCAAACTCGTATGCCTCACCCTATCGCGGTCAAAGGATAATTGCCCTACTCAATGAAAAAGATAGACTGTCAATTAAGGATTTCGCAAAGATGCAGGCTGACGTGTACTCTCTACCAGCCAGGTTATTTGTCCAGAGCATAAGGGGAGTAGAAACTAATGATCCTGACGTTAAATGGGCATTAGACGAACTTTCAAATTGGGATTTTGACGTAACCAGCAAGAGTATAACTGCCCTATTATATGAAGTGACGAGGTTTTATCTTCTGAGAAATACGTTTGAAGATGAATTAGGAGAAATTTTTCCAAGATTTCTGGACAACTTGGAATTTAATCATAAATTTGTGGATGGTGTCGTTGCGGATCCCGGTGCAGTATGGTGGGACAACGTGGGTTCTGAAGAGATAGAAACAAGAGAAGATATTGTCTTAAAGAGTATAAACGATGCCCTCGGGGATATTAAAGGAAAACTCGGAGAGAAAGGGGTAAATTGGGCATGGGGTGCTATCCACAAATACAAGTTCGAACATCCTCTAGGGAAGGTTAGGATTCTGAATCATATATTCGACCCAAAGCCCATGCCGGCCGGAGGGGATAGGGATACAATCAACAATTCCTCCTTCAGTTATGAAAGTCCATTTGGAGTAAATTGGATTTCCTCCTATAGGGTGATTGTGGATTTATCAGAAATGGGTAAAGCCATTTCAATGAACTCAACCGGGCAATCGGGTGATCCTCTGAGCAAGTTCTATGCTGACAATATTAGAAAATGGGCACGCGTGGAGTATAAGACTTTGTTTTTTGACAAGGAGAGTATTGAGAGAAACAATTGGAAGCAACTTTGGTTGGTGCCTCAATCAAGCATAAACTAGCTTTAAATTTGATTAAATTGCAATTTAGTTTAATTTTTAATTAATACTTGGAATAATCGGAGGTAAAGATGATGGCTGCGAGCTCATATGTACTGATAAATTTGTCTGGGCCACAGACAAAAAATGCGGTTAACAAGATTAAGAGGATAAAGGGTGTGAAGTCTGCTCACATCATCGCGGGTCCTTATGATCTTGTAGCTTTTGTGGAAGGTAAGACTGAGAAGGAAATCGGTGATCTTGTGATATCAAAGATTAGAAAGACGCAAGGTGTTACAAATACGGTGACATGCTTTGTAGTGGCTTAGTAATAATTGGTGTTATTAAAATAGTTTTGTAAAAATATCCTGAAGGCTGTAGAATTTGATTTATGAGCTTAAAGGCCATAATCATTGTGCTGATTCTTATTGGTATAATTTATTTTGGTGTTTCCAGGCTAATGGACAGTCTCAATGATGTACAGGATGTTTCGACTTCATATTTAAGAGAAACCATAGGCGCCAAAAAGAAGGCTAGGGACGTAGTTGAAAAGAGCAGGGAGCAGGTACAAAAAAGGGAGCAAATGGTAGACCACGAGTAGGAATTACTAGGATTAGAGACTGTATTTTGCACGCTGAGTATTTGAAAGTTTGGATCTTATCAGAACATACCTTTTTAATTTCTAATTATATTGATGAAAATTTCTTGGATTTTAAAATTTCTCACCCTTGTTTTATCTTTGCTGAAATACGGTAATCGGTTGTCTATTGTTAATCACCCAATAAAGCTAAAAATGGCGAGAGTAAATGAAGGTTAAGGAAATTATGACGACTCCTGTTATAGTGGGTAATGAGGAGAATACATTAGAAGAAATCGCTCACATAATACTGGATAATAAAATAGGTTGTGTCCCGATTGTTGGAAAGGATGGAAAGATGGTAGGGATAATAACGGAGACTGATTTTATGGTAAAAGAACGCTGTGTTCCTTTTTCCAGGTTCAATGCTCCTCAGTTATTTGGTAAGTGGATGCCTGAAGAAGGTGTCGAGCAAGCTTATAAAACCGCAAGGGAATTGGTGGCGAAAGATATCATGAGCAAGCGTGTTGTGAGTGTTACCGAAGAGGATGGGGTTGATGAAGTAATAAAAAAAATGCTCAAGCATGATTACAATCACATACCGGTAATGCGCGACGGGGTCCCTGTCGGAATTGTG
Proteins encoded:
- a CDS encoding BolA family protein — translated: MDPEEIKVLIEKGLPSSTVAVQGDGTHFEAIVVSRDFEGKSLIEQHQIVYNALGDAMKEQIHALSLKTYTPQQWERKQNKE
- the bioB gene encoding biotin synthase BioB, whose protein sequence is MSGEIIQFVRKKLLDNKEPITFDEAYGLALLGEEHLLDLVSLSYKVMGEYKEKAIHLCAIISAKTGNCPEDCAFCAQSIHSEAPMSVSSIIDPSLILKSAKEAEKSGATEFCIVTSGKGPDKKTFRKVIDAVDLIHRYTNLSIGCSLGILTEEQATLLSKAGVNRYNHNLETSRSFFPHICTTHSYEERVKTATLVKEKGMELCCGGILGMGESREQRVELAFELRDLDPALVPINFLNPRPGTALATKSPLTPIEAIKSIALFRLILPQSILICAGGREVVLRELQPLALLAGANGLITGNYLTTQGRSTEEDLQMLRDLNMPTVKLN
- a CDS encoding Lrp/AsnC ligand binding domain-containing protein; this translates as MMAASSYVLINLSGPQTKNAVNKIKRIKGVKSAHIIAGPYDLVAFVEGKTEKEIGDLVISKIRKTQGVTNTVTCFVVA
- a CDS encoding penicillin acylase family protein, coding for MRKLKWPVLVIVVLTASVVISIYSIVRKTRPTLEGSLVVAGLASPVKVVRDIHAIPHIFAENSRDLFFAQGFVTAQDRLWQMDLTRRIALGRLSEILGEQTVEMDYFLRALEIGELAKKIYGYLDNETKSELLAFADGVNGFIDSGKKPIESLILRYKIEPWNPTDSISIHLLSALDLSINMDEEIFMYQALKVLGEEKAKGLFNGLQEKAFRGMQNMKKGMKIDSDFMNGYRISKQRFGLFSGRGASNGWVVDGTKSESGKPMLANDPHLRIQIPSVWYEVHLKAPGINVIGATFPGTPYVIIGHNEKVAWGFTDSMADRVDLFIEKLNPDDTTKYWFEDHWEDIKTKKPEIRVKKNSGYKTLAKEINYTRHGPIINPFREGLEDILSMKWSAGEVMDRTLIGLSKLNRSRNVGEIISGGKYGKIYTENMIFADVDGNIGYQLIGGIPIRLKGSGKFPVPGWSGEYEWRGFIPDEALPYSLNPSSHFVVTANNKLIGDDYLYLISNSYASPYRGQRIIALLNEKDRLSIKDFAKMQADVYSLPARLFVQSIRGVETNDPDVKWALDELSNWDFDVTSKSITALLYEVTRFYLLRNTFEDELGEIFPRFLDNLEFNHKFVDGVVADPGAVWWDNVGSEEIETREDIVLKSINDALGDIKGKLGEKGVNWAWGAIHKYKFEHPLGKVRILNHIFDPKPMPAGGDRDTINNSSFSYESPFGVNWISSYRVIVDLSEMGKAISMNSTGQSGDPLSKFYADNIRKWARVEYKTLFFDKESIERNNWKQLWLVPQSSIN
- a CDS encoding type II toxin-antitoxin system RelE/ParE family toxin; translation: MVDAQPRPIEWLGDSLERVRDFPVEVRKDVGSAVYDVQMGVTPPAARHFKGVGSGVYVLHAFQKKAPKGIKTAKHDVNLTKRPYKEALEKEKQK
- a CDS encoding CBS domain-containing protein produces the protein MKVKEIMTTPVIVGNEENTLEEIAHIILDNKIGCVPIVGKDGKMVGIITETDFMVKERCVPFSRFNAPQLFGKWMPEEGVEQAYKTARELVAKDIMSKRVVSVTEEDGVDEVIKKMLKHDYNHIPVMRDGVPVGIVTRHDILKMTLDKELV
- a CDS encoding site-specific integrase — translated: RFLLNMLQKWMGHAKMETTAIYANAVGAQQHDIAARMWR
- a CDS encoding helix-turn-helix transcriptional regulator, with product MSRKKIDIVKVHSTEHAHFAENVFADLGLDDADELLTRAKLGHTIRMILKKKGLKQRAIADLLKIDQAEVSKLMNGKYHLFSEGRLFGFLNKLDRKVTVQISTLKKDDNPQEVVFA
- the cdd gene encoding cytidine deaminase, which encodes MEISKDLSSDERTKLLQVAREALKNAYAPYSELRVGAAVLTEKENIFSGCNIENASYGLTICAERTAIFSAVAKEGGDNMKIRAICVVNDKDSTCSPCGACRQVIYEFGPNAIVIFRGRDGLVSAHATELLPDGFVSYHRSN
- the grxD gene encoding Grx4 family monothiol glutaredoxin; the protein is MSEDIMKKIQSQIDQNKVILYMKGTKEVPQCGFSARVVQIINSYDVPFETVDVLADPEIRQGIKDYSDWPTIPQLFINGKFIGGCDICMEMDERGELEPLLREGVGKTID